CTAATGCTTTAACCTTAACTCTTGCACATTGTTTATTCACTTAACCCActtcagaaaatataacataatTAATTCAATAAAGGACGCATATTTTGCTTGGAAATGGGGAAACTGGCCAGTAGTTGAGTACTCGTTGAAGATTCGTGTATTTTGTCCCTCCAGGCTGACCGtagatgtttttcttctgacttcagtgtgCTTTTCCTGTCAAGCATGTGCAGCAGAATGTGACTTTGCATGGTAAATAAAACTATATCAACACTACAGACAGTACTAAAACAATATTATTGAAGGTGGAGTACGGGAATAAAACATTACACGTGAGTGTCTCCCTCATATaagcaatatattttttttaaatctaggtTACTGTTCTGGCTGCAAAGCACAGTGCAGTGTGTTTAACCCCATAGCAGAACTGTGCTTAGAAAAAATACATGGTGGCTAATCTTTTTACTAGTCTTAGTCAAACGTGTCATTGCAGTCAAATGTCCCCTTCTTAAATTAATTTCTGATTCACAGGAGAGCTGGTAGCTGTTATAAGACTCCTCTATGGGTTTAATGAATGCAGGGCCGCTTGCAGTGAGAGCTGTCAGATGTTACCTAACTGCCTTTACGACACCCAAATCATGGCTGTCGACCAAAGCCTCCCAGCTGGGGGGCAAGAACATCCTGCTTATGGGTCCTCCTGGAGCGGGAAAGACCACAGTGGGCAAGATAGTCGCCCACAGACTGGGACTCCCTGCCATTGATGTGGACGACGATGTCTTGGAGATGACATGGAAGATGCCCGTCGCTGCCAAGCTGGCGTCGATCGGCGGCGAGCGAttcctggaggaggagggcctCGCTTTGTGTAACTTCTCCGCTTCAGGGTGTGTTGTCTCCCTCACCGGCTCCAACCCTCTCCACGCTGCAGCGATGCAGCACGTCAAAGAGTCCGGCCTGGTCGTCTACCTGGACGTGGACAGCGAAGACATCGTGGACAGACTCGCCGGGATGAAGGTGAACAGGATCGTGGGCCAGGAGGCGGGGGTGCCCATGAGGGACATTCTCCTTCACAGGAAGCGGTTTTATGAGAAGTGGGTGGACGTGCGCGTGCTGTGCGGGAAAGGGGAAACGGTGGAGGAAGTCGCTGAGAAGGTATTGAAAGCGGTGACGAGATATCAAAACCACTCTGGAGAAAGCTACATGTCGACCAGGAGTGATGGCAGGGAATCGTCCAATCAGAGAACGTACTTCAGCGATGTGGTAATTGAGGGTTTGGCTACAGATGGAGGACTCTATGTTCCTAAAAATGGCTTCCCAAATATGGATGCTCGTGAGTGGAGAAGGCTTGTTGACATGTCGTACCCGGAGCGAGCATTGATTTTACTGGAAAAGTGCATCCACCCCTCGGACGTCTCCGCTTCAGATCTCAGAGAAATGATCTTCAAAGCATATGGGTGTAACTTTTCCAGCGAGAAGGTAGCACCTGTGAGACACCTCATGAATAATCAGTACCTTCTGGAGCTTTTTCACGGGCCCACCGCCTCCTTCAAAGACCTCGCCCTGCAGCTCATGCCGCAGCTCTTCGCCCACTGCCTCCCGCCCGTGTGCAATCACCTCATCCTGGTCGCCACATCTGGAGACACAGGGAGCGCGGTGCTCAGCGGTTTCAGTGGACTCGCCGGCGCCGAGAGACACAGGACAGGGGTGCTTGTGTTTTTCCCAGAAGAAGGTGTGAGcgagatccagaagcttcagatGACGAGCTACGGGGAGGGAAACGTCCGAGCGGTCAGCGTCGCCTCGGACTTCGACTTCTGTCAGAGATCCATAAAGAGGATGTTTGGAGAGTCCGGGCTGACGGGGCACCTCGCTGTGGAGTACGGGACCGTCCTCAGCACCGCCAACTCCATCAACTGGGCACGTCTGCTTCCACAGGTGGGTGGCGCCTAATTAATTGATTGTTTAGAATAAATGTGACGCACATATACTGAACATGGCCTCATGTCAATacacacccttttttttttttttttttttacacagaatttttcctgccagccccttgTTTCACCTGAAGTCTTTCTTATTATGTCAGcccactgccccccccccccccccccccacccccacatcCGACAGGGGAAACTTCACGCTGTGAGGGACATAgctccttcccgcatgtcatcaaagtcaagtcaaaagtcaactttattgtcaatttcaaaatatgccagacatacagtggaatcgaaattgcatttgtctccgtcccgtggtgcaatacaaccaaaataaggtaaaataagataaaataaaatgaggtaaaataagataaataatatttgcagtaataaattctaaattgtgcaaaaggtacaaaatggtaactaaaatgaaataaaatttaaagaaaaagtaaactttgtgcaatatgtgcaatgtgcagtaaactgagtgtacttttgaaaagttagcttcattcccctccctctctcccctagATATCTGAcactatcctctgtcctatctctaaataaaggcattaaaagcccaaaaataaaccttaaaaaatatatcattaaGTGTTTTGACACTTCCAAGAAAGACTGTGTGATTTAGTTTGTCCTGTGATTGCCCTCCTCATTCTTACTTTTTCTCATTtgtcacatttcttttcctcctccttcaggtGGTTTATCATTGCTCCTCCTACCTGGACCTGTGCAGAGACGGTGTCATCAAGTTTGGGGAGCCCATCGATGTTTGCATCCCCACGGGTAACTTTGGCAACGCGATGTCAGCCGTGTACGCCAAGCAAATGGGCGTCCCGATAAGAAGAGTAATCTGCGCATCCAACCACAACCGCATCATCTCAGACTTCATCACCACAGGAGAGTACGACCTGCGCGGCCGACCTCTcattccctccctctccccagcTATAGACATCCTGAAATCCTCCAACCTGGAGCGGTTTATCCACCAAGTGTCACACGGAGATGGACATCTCGTGAGAGAGCTGTTCTCTCGTTTAGACGGTCAGCAGCACTTCCAGGTTCCTGAGCCGCTCCTCAGCAGGATGCAGCAGGAGGTGCAGGCCGGCTGGTGCTCTGAAGACGACTGCCTGGCCGCCGTACGGAGCGTTCACGCACAGACGGGCTACGTCATGGACACGCACACCGCGGTGGCTAAAGTGGTGGCTGACAGGCTGCAGGACGGCTCGTGCCCCGTGGTGATCTGCTCCACCGCACACTACGGGAAGTTTGCCCCCGCTGTGTTCAAAGCCTTACAAATCCAGAATATTCCAGAGGATCCCGTGGAGCAGCTGAGGACGCTGGCAGCGACTGCAACCGGACCAGACATACACCGAGACATGATGAAACAGCTGCTggagagcagcaggagaggacaCACTGTGTGTGAGGCAGAGTACAGTGTGCTGGTAGAAGAGGTGGAGGCCATGATACAGGACTCCTTTTTGAAAGTGATGTAGGACTATTTCTTCCTTTAACTAATGATATTAAATAAGAATAATTGAATGCTATAGACACAATAAGAAAGGTTTGACTTGCCTGAGTCTGCAGGAATGAGAGCAATCAAGCGACATATTAACTGTGATTATACTTTAATTTAACTCTAAACTGTTTTATGATGCATTTTAAAGCCTATTGATTGTGCAGCATTTCTTTACATCGTCATTCAGAGGCCtcaggtttctgcctcttgGCCTCAGCTGTATGAAAACAGTACTGGAATGGGAACTGATAACTGGCTCGTTCTGGAGTCTGTGAAAAGAAATCGAAATCAGCAGTCAGGGAGATAAACGTCTTCTCAAAGTTAATATACAATGTTttgtctacatgtttttaatgacttaaCTTATCTCGGCACTGAGAAAAGTTGAGCTGGTCTGAAGCTAGCTGAAGTTCATTTCAGGTACAGCTAATACGTTGATCTCTGTGAGTTTTACCATCCATTAATTACCAGATGAAGTTCAACCAGCTGCTCCTTTAAGTATCCACCGTCTCATGATCTACCTCACTTAAAGTTAAAAGGTGACTTTTTCCACTAAAGACCACACTACCTCTGTCCTTTGTGTCACTTGTTTCTCAGCTTTAGGATCGTATCCTCTTCTTAAGTCCTGTGTACGCTTTAGAATATGACTATTAAACAACCAGTTGGAAGATACTGTGTGATCACTTTGTTTTTATCCAGGACGTTTCTCAACATTCTCTACTCATGTTTCCTGCAGagatcataaataaaaaaaaacatttcaagataCATTTTGGGCCTTGTGTGACTTCATTTTTTATAGATAGGaccgtggatagagtcagacatcagagagagatagagtggggaatgtcatgcaggaaatgagccacaggtcagattcgaacctgcAGGCTCATGCACTAACCGCCAGGCCACCGGCACCCGATAATGTTAATTATTATACCTGTGCAAAACCAACAACTGATACATTTCAGATATTGTTACACTAAAAGAGACCATAATGCTTCTGTCATGAAGCAAATAAATGCCTTTATGAACCCAAATATGTTTTATTCTCAATTTAAAATATGTCTTATATCCGTGTTGTGAGGTTCTGCAGTTATGTTTCCTGTTATTTGCTCGAGAACAGAGGGCAACAAAATGATGTAGTCTTTACAGTAGATATTTTCCATAAAAAACTTGTGTGAGTGAAGATGGGAAAATCTACTATATTTGATAAAAATGCAATTGATTGTGGTTAAAATGGACCAGGAACATGCGCTCTCAGAGACCAGGCCTGCTTTAATTACTTTGCTAAATGGTCATCTAGACTAGACTACAGAGGAGATTGTGTTGAGAGTGGATCTTATCAATAAATGTGAGTGTGACATCTTTTGTTCAGATGTTTAAAGTTTCTTTAAAGTCAAATGAAATGGGAGAGAAATTGTTGGAAGAAAAGCTTTGCTCAGACatggcaaggcaagtttatttctatagcacatttcaacaacagggcaattcaaagtgcttcacacaagacatcaaaagcatcatgacagaggaaagaaacattaaaatagaacatttaaaaaataaaaaataaaaaataaataataataataataaaaataaaaaataaaataaaataaaataaaatagaataaaataaaataaaataaaataaaataaaataaaataaaataaaataaaacaaaacaaaacaaaacaaaacaaaacaaaacaaaacaaaacaaaacaaaataaaataaaataaaataaaataaaataaaataaaataaaataaaataaaataaaataaaataaaataaaataaaataaaataaaataaaataaaataaaataaaataaaataaaatggctTCACCcccctgattaaaaaaaaagaaaatgcgaGAATCTAAAAAGTTTAAGCATTGAAACATATAAATAAGACATCAGCACtcttaaacccccccccccccagaataGTTGAATCCTTATGTAATGCAAAGTAATCTTTCCCTCCGTGCGATGTCAGCGCATCAATAACAGGAGTGTCCATAAatgatttctgtctctgtggccGTCAGTTGAGTCATTGAAATCCAGGTGCTGCCTCAGCAGCTGAGTGtcgaggagggaggaggataAGTTTCATAGATCTCAAAGATTGCTTATGACTGCAGTTATTAAAATACAGAAGACGGAAAGTCCGGCCAGGTTTGACAAAGCACTTTTAAAGCATGAACTCTGATCGAGATCATCGTGTGTTTGCCAGGATGTACAGGGAAAGTGTTTCCTTAACTTTTTATTGACTGTTTTAATTCTCAATTTAATATAGACTGCACAGCTGTAAGTATGTAAACTCTTGAACATAACATCTGTATTGAATGTAGTGTTTTGTCATTACATTTTTGAAGACCTTTTGCTGAGGGCCAATCAAGTTCTTCCCTGAACAAACTGGATACCTTGTCTTtgttaaacagattttttttattttttatattttacatttttaaattttattttatatattgtaatagcttcttatactgtattatttaagttgttgttagttctgctttatttcattgttaattgtttagcaccaatacaccaagtcaaattccttgtatgtgtaaatgtacttggcaataaaacccgattctgattctgattctgatttgtgCCCAGTGGCATATTTATATTGACACAGAAAAGCCTGACTCTAAACTGTTAGAAAcatgtcataatgaaagtttcCAGGTGTGCTAGCTAATGGAAAGACAGTATGGTAATCATAATTTAGAACCCAATTCCATATGCAGccttttaaaagattttttccTCATTTTACCTGATAAAAAAAGcagccagatttttttttgtcctcatgCCTTTGtggcagctgtggatcagttgtAGAGTAGAAAGGCTTTAAAAGGAAGGTCTGGAGTTCAACCCCCActtcctgcagtcacatgttaaAGTGTCCTTGGCAAAGACACTGaatcccaaattgctcctgttgcgtcagcggtgtgtgaatgtgtatgaatgggattagcttatactgatggacactttatagtcaaagtcaaagtcaactttattgtcaattccaaaatatgccagacatacagtggaatcgaaattgcgtttgtctccgtcccgcggtgcaatacaaccaaaataaggtaaaataagatcaaataaaatgaggtaaaataagataaataatatttgcagtaataaattctaaattgtgcaaaaggtacaaaatggtaactaaaatgaaagaaaatttaaagaaaaatttaacttgtgcaatatgtgcaacgtgcagtaaaataaaatagtaaCTTCttccaccagtgtgtgaatgttgtgtGACTGGGTAAGTGTGACCTGTGATGTAAAAAGCTTGTTGATAGAGTACACTcaagtccaagtccatttaAAATTGTGTCAATGTCATATTCAGGTAAAAGATagttaaatattattttctcatTGCATAAGAGCTGTTACCTATACTGCCATATATTACTTAAACAAATACAACCCATATAAAGTTCAGGTGACATTTTGGCagatgaacatttatgtctgcCTTATAAAACCTGTTTTATTGTCTGTATCACTTTGATTTGAATGTGCCTCACCTCATAATACAGTCTAACAGTGTTTATAAAATATGTGCAGTGAAATTAATGTGGACCTCTGCCTACTCACAATACAAACAACGTAAAGCatgttaaaataacaaaatcatAAAGTGAAAGAAGCTGATCTTTAACAGACTATTAACATTTATTATGTTGGACATAAAAAACGTTTTAGTCTgaatcatttcattgttttaatggACTGTGGACGCAATGGACATTTTACTTATTTAAATgtcattcaaacaaaacaatgacaaaaaaaaaacgttttgccTACCGCACCCAAGGCAGGTGAAAAAGTTTCCAACCTAAAGCACAGACAGGTACAGTGTTAGTTACTTAACAGGAATCtgatatgatacgatacaaGACAATATGATACAGTATAATATATTATGCCCTTAGGGATAATTTGTCTTGGTCTCCAGTGCTGTAACAATCCTGAAAACAGAGAAGCACTAACCAATGAAAACcacaaacatgcacaataaCCACACAAGACTGACATAAAGACGCaaccaaataaaagaaaaagataagaaGAAGATACATCAACATAACTCAACTGTATGGAAGcaattagtgatcaaaattgcattaacagaaatgctttttaattttcagaatatgagtgtattatttgactcaaaaataaaatgattaatttatctaatttgaattttagttttcaacttcaaaaatgcacattctttgactaaattaaaatgaagaagaaaatgacatttgctttatcattttcaaaaaatgccccgctaaatttgtatcataattcaaatgaaaaagctcattttaaaatgaaaatacagtaacagaaacacgttttaattttcagactATAGGTTCTTCTTCATTtgaatttagtcaaagaatgtgcatttttgaagttgaataCTAAatttcaaattagataaatgaatcatcattttatttttgagtcaaactcatattctgaaaattaaaaagcatttctgttcttgcatttgaattttcaaattagctttatcatttgaattttgatcactaatcgcttccataatACTGCACATCCCATATAGCCTCACAACAGACTCACAGTGAGCAGAAACAAGTGATCCAAACCCCTCCTCATTGTTTCCTATCTTTACCGCCttccttttattcattttagatttggtaaataaaatcaaaagaacagaaagagagTCTGACATTTCTTCACCGACTTGCAGCATCAGCATTCCCTCCTGTTCCTTAAACTGGactaaacaaagaataaaatgaaGGATCGGGTGTTAGAGGGATGAGTGCACAATACACTGTAAACGCTCAGTTTGCTTGTCAGTGAAAATCAGAGGAACCGGGAGAATGCAGTCTTTGTGGTTCGAGGTGATCCATTGCTCTCGAGTGCACTGGTTTTATTGGgtggaaaacagagagagaaagagagagagagagagagagacagagagagagagcgagagagagagagagagagagagagacagagagagagagcgagagagagagagagaaaggcagcGAGAGGGACATCAAGATAATTTATAACCCGGGCTGTTTCTTTGAATCATTGCAATATTTTACGATCACCCCTCTGACTATACTTTAGTGTGTTTCCATGCTTACAGGATGACGGATCACTTTCTTGCTCTGTGTGAATATATTACTCAACACGTGCTGCCATACTGTGCTCTTCTTTTCATCAGCTCAATGCTGTTTTCTCCCGCTTCCCCCCCTCTGAGTCTACGGTTGCATTGGCCTTATTAATCACACTGTTTGGCAGGTGAATGTGAGGAATGGGCGGCGGGTAAGTGTCTtaagggggaggagaggaagtgtgcaggtgcatgtgagtgtgagtgtgtgtgtgtgtgtgagtggtcGATGGAAAAAGAGAGCCAGCTGTTGCTCGGCACCTCGTGGCCCACGGCTGGGTGAGCAGGGATAATTGCAGGTACCAGCCTGTTCCCATCTCCTTAATGTGAACCTGAGGTATAATGGaaactgctctctctctgtgcagggaaatagaaggagaggaggaggaaattaACGCTTACGACGAGTTCGGAGAGAGGATCCGCTGAACTGCGTTGATTTGACGCTCTAGAGCTCATCGACTCTTTAGTTGGTTTTCGTTCTTTTTGAAGCTgtggtgttgttgtgttttcagattTTGATCATCAGCATTTGTTTTCGAGCATCACTCAGGGTCTACATGTGTGGTCAATAAAAGAGTTTCAAGAAAAGTGTCAGTCCattttgttaaaatgaaaagtAGTACATTCATTAACCAGTCCCTCAAGGAtgtatgctctctctctcttccttgtGTAGTTTGGTAAATGTGCATTCCCTGTCTTTCTGTACCTGTCCTGTCAAATGAAGGCCAAAGAGCCCTGATGATGAGCCAGATTTGCATGATTGCAAAAAAAGGTGTAGACaaatttgtaactttctgaGAGTATTGTGAACATGAAGATTCATCGGGTTTTGTTCCCAGCAACTACGGGTTCTCTTGCAACGTTTTGAAGAGTTCATATTCCCCATGTTCTGTTCCTCTCGATTCAAGTATGACAACTTTTATGAGAGAATAACCACACAGTGTACGTTTGAGACAAAAAGCATCTTCAGGGCATCTACTAATAATACGCAAAATCTTCCAAACCAAATCTATGCCTCTTCTAGGAAACAGTTTTGTCATTCAAAATGCCCTTGAGTTCAAAAATACTCAATTCtagaataaaaggaaaacttaAATGTTTCTCTTATTTTCTAAAGTTAATCTTTAAAATCTGCTGTGTTAGTTAAGGGTACAAGTGACATGATATATTAGTCAAAAGCAGCAGAAATTATAAAAGTATAATTGCACCTGACTGTCAGGGTTTGTGACCTTGTgacttttcattttgaaagtcATCTCATGTGACTGACAACACTGTGAAAACATTACATACGTCCCTTCATTTATGGCTGTTGTCCTTTGAGGAGTATTATGGCGTagtaatgtcttttttttttttttttactgtgatcAATGGATTCTTTCTGGAAGCAAGAGCCAAACAATCAGCCAACGCATCTCAACATCGTGTTCACCCGAGGCTTCTCTGCTTATTACCTTCAACATTGATTCTCACCCTGAGCATCCCTTCTGCAaagtgtgaggaggaggaggagggaagaatCTGGAGGTGTCAACAGGAGCAGGCTACCAGAAGATGATTGTTAGACTAATTTGCATTTTGATGTAAGCTCAAGGCTGAACAATACTCGTCTGCTGTTAACAGTCTTTGATGAgcacacaagaacaaaaaaaaaactgtgattcAATTCAAGGTGAATGAAAAAACTGAAGGGTCCTGAAACAGATTAACTGATGCCTCCATCAGGCTCCTGGCGTCTGTCTGCCATGatcttctcctctctgtgatGAAGGAAGAAGAATCCATTTCTCACTCGGAGAATGAGAAATCAATGACCCTGAGATGGATCTGTGTGAAATGAGATATGAGCATTGTCTCGGGCGGAACTCGGCGGAGTCTACGATTGACAGTTGACTGACAGGGGTTAACTGCCAGAGAAAGGCCGACTTGCTGGGAGGTGTAAAGCTGACCCTCTCAGACTCccacttcaaatcaaatgtgaaatgaaaGGTTAAAATGCGACATGTTGACGACAGGGTTGCTACATGTTGGATGCCTGTCGCTGGATTCCCAAGAAATTCCTATAATTGACCAGTCACTAAATCCCAAAACCAATTACTCAGTGCTCCTACACCTTTTAGACTTTCTGCTCGTGTACACAACATTTGTAATACTGTAACAGTGCCAGCTTTCCCACTCAAAAATAATGGTGCAATAATAGATACCTGATAACGTCACCTGAACCTGATTTCAGACAAAGGTAGACACAAAGCAGAAAGTTGCAACCACCATCTTTTGcagcttaaaggctttctatgcgatttttcacacttaaatataatataaatcaagtatatcctctgaaaataactctgtgagtcatgactgtctacaatgggtgtaacacccgagtcccactgtctgtgatgttttcagagttttcagagtcttatcttcactttgtttacatcgccaggacggccggctgactcctcccctcacgtataaaagttgtttaattgagggactagagaaaagaagaataacatactgtactcac
This is a stretch of genomic DNA from Labrus bergylta chromosome 20, fLabBer1.1, whole genome shotgun sequence. It encodes these proteins:
- the LOC109983776 gene encoding threonine synthase-like 1; translation: MGLMNAGPLAVRAVRCYLTAFTTPKSWLSTKASQLGGKNILLMGPPGAGKTTVGKIVAHRLGLPAIDVDDDVLEMTWKMPVAAKLASIGGERFLEEEGLALCNFSASGCVVSLTGSNPLHAAAMQHVKESGLVVYLDVDSEDIVDRLAGMKVNRIVGQEAGVPMRDILLHRKRFYEKWVDVRVLCGKGETVEEVAEKVLKAVTRYQNHSGESYMSTRSDGRESSNQRTYFSDVVIEGLATDGGLYVPKNGFPNMDAREWRRLVDMSYPERALILLEKCIHPSDVSASDLREMIFKAYGCNFSSEKVAPVRHLMNNQYLLELFHGPTASFKDLALQLMPQLFAHCLPPVCNHLILVATSGDTGSAVLSGFSGLAGAERHRTGVLVFFPEEGVSEIQKLQMTSYGEGNVRAVSVASDFDFCQRSIKRMFGESGLTGHLAVEYGTVLSTANSINWARLLPQVVYHCSSYLDLCRDGVIKFGEPIDVCIPTGNFGNAMSAVYAKQMGVPIRRVICASNHNRIISDFITTGEYDLRGRPLIPSLSPAIDILKSSNLERFIHQVSHGDGHLVRELFSRLDGQQHFQVPEPLLSRMQQEVQAGWCSEDDCLAAVRSVHAQTGYVMDTHTAVAKVVADRLQDGSCPVVICSTAHYGKFAPAVFKALQIQNIPEDPVEQLRTLAATATGPDIHRDMMKQLLESSRRGHTVCEAEYSVLVEEVEAMIQDSFLKVM